The following are encoded together in the Streptomyces sp. NBC_00358 genome:
- a CDS encoding carbohydrate ABC transporter permease, with product MHRVLGDRRAIAILLGPALVVYSLIMLVPMVWSLGYSFTKGNSIDGFTGNGVADFSRLLDDPAVRHALWFTLKYAVVVTAGQVVAGYLLALLYVFFLKRASALVRTLVFFPVVLPTVAVGLLFQKFFQVAPQTGPVNSLLNAVGIDSIDFFGSSSSAFWVLVVMDIWRSMGFYAVLLFAGLVDIPEEVLESARLDGATGLRLVRHIVLPLSLPVLMSSLIFSINGTLKAFDSIVALTNGGPGNDTTPLTLYMFQTSFTYGDYGYGSTIAVLLTVVCLLVSLVVFRVSRRDLTEG from the coding sequence ATGCACCGCGTACTCGGTGACCGCAGGGCCATCGCGATCCTGCTCGGTCCCGCACTCGTCGTCTATTCCCTGATCATGCTCGTCCCGATGGTGTGGTCGCTCGGCTACTCCTTCACCAAGGGCAACTCCATCGACGGCTTCACCGGCAACGGCGTCGCCGACTTCTCCCGCCTTCTCGATGATCCGGCCGTCCGCCACGCCCTGTGGTTCACCCTCAAGTACGCCGTCGTCGTCACCGCCGGCCAGGTGGTCGCGGGCTACCTCCTGGCTCTGCTCTACGTCTTCTTCCTCAAGCGCGCCTCCGCGCTTGTGCGAACCCTCGTGTTCTTCCCCGTAGTACTGCCCACGGTCGCCGTCGGCCTGCTCTTCCAGAAGTTCTTCCAGGTCGCCCCGCAGACCGGCCCCGTCAACTCACTGCTGAACGCGGTGGGCATCGACTCCATCGACTTCTTCGGCAGCTCTTCGAGCGCCTTCTGGGTCCTCGTCGTCATGGACATCTGGCGCTCCATGGGCTTCTACGCCGTCCTGCTCTTCGCCGGTCTCGTCGACATCCCTGAGGAAGTCCTGGAGTCCGCGCGCCTCGACGGAGCGACAGGCCTGCGACTGGTGCGCCACATCGTGCTGCCGCTGTCCCTGCCCGTGCTCATGTCCTCTCTGATCTTCAGTATCAACGGCACGCTGAAGGCCTTCGACTCCATCGTCGCGCTCACCAACGGCGGCCCGGGCAACGACACCACACCACTGACCCTGTACATGTTCCAGACGTCGTTCACCTACGGCGACTACGGCTACGGCAGCACCATCGCCGTGCTGCTCACCGTGGTGTGCCTGCTGGTGAGCCTGGTCGTCTTCCGCGTCTCACGGCGCGACCTCACGGAAGGCTGA
- a CDS encoding ABC transporter substrate-binding protein, with product MSLRTFRARRTRLGLFTAGAASMALLATACGGSGSGTAAAPKNFSYLSVTENTTVKTALTSLSEGSCKSANDALPLKVETVPQASLDQKLQLLAGQGALPVQFAAGNAPALTQKLAKSGKIADLEAKLKELGVDDQLEPAAVSTIKALYGGKLEVLPYEYNIEGVFYNKKIFEANGLKVPGTWDELVASAAKLQAKGIQPFSASGQQGWPLTRLLSGYLYRSLGPDALKDVADGKAKLTDPQYVKAATEIAALGKKGYFGKGVGSIDYDTAMNQFLTGKAAMLYMGSWALANISDAKQDKIGADNVGFMPFPAVSGGKGSIDQYPSNVGLGITLSAKSFDKNTGAWVSCIAKNYGSKALKDHGSISGFKVNTPVSDANEVTTQVRDTISASKQNVLWFEALFGTKATTISQTNAAGLVSGSVSPEQFMQTVQDALSAQ from the coding sequence GTGTCCCTTCGCACGTTCCGCGCTCGGCGCACACGTCTGGGTCTGTTCACGGCCGGCGCGGCCTCAATGGCCCTGCTCGCCACCGCCTGCGGCGGCAGCGGGAGCGGTACCGCGGCGGCGCCGAAGAACTTCAGCTACCTCAGCGTCACCGAGAACACCACCGTCAAGACGGCCCTGACCAGCCTCTCCGAGGGCTCGTGCAAGTCCGCGAACGACGCGCTGCCCCTGAAGGTGGAGACCGTTCCCCAGGCGAGCCTCGACCAGAAGCTGCAACTGCTCGCCGGGCAGGGCGCCCTGCCGGTGCAGTTCGCCGCGGGCAACGCCCCCGCGCTCACCCAGAAGCTCGCCAAGTCGGGGAAGATCGCCGACCTGGAAGCCAAGCTGAAGGAGCTGGGAGTCGACGACCAGCTGGAGCCGGCCGCCGTGTCGACGATCAAGGCACTGTACGGCGGCAAGCTGGAGGTCCTGCCGTACGAGTACAACATCGAGGGCGTCTTCTACAACAAGAAGATCTTCGAGGCCAACGGCCTGAAGGTCCCCGGCACTTGGGACGAGCTGGTCGCTTCAGCGGCCAAGCTCCAGGCCAAGGGCATCCAGCCCTTCTCCGCCTCCGGTCAGCAGGGCTGGCCGCTCACCCGCCTCCTCAGCGGCTACCTCTACCGCAGCCTCGGCCCGGACGCGCTCAAGGACGTCGCCGACGGCAAGGCGAAGCTGACCGACCCGCAGTACGTCAAGGCCGCCACCGAGATCGCCGCCCTCGGCAAGAAGGGCTACTTCGGCAAGGGCGTCGGCTCCATCGACTACGACACCGCCATGAACCAGTTCCTCACCGGCAAGGCCGCCATGCTCTACATGGGCAGCTGGGCACTGGCGAACATCTCGGACGCCAAGCAGGACAAGATCGGCGCGGACAACGTCGGCTTCATGCCCTTCCCGGCCGTCTCCGGCGGCAAGGGCTCCATCGACCAGTACCCGTCCAACGTCGGCCTCGGCATCACCCTGAGCGCCAAGTCCTTCGACAAGAACACCGGCGCCTGGGTCTCCTGCATCGCCAAGAACTACGGCAGCAAGGCGCTCAAGGACCACGGCTCGATCTCCGGTTTCAAGGTCAACACCCCGGTCAGCGACGCCAACGAGGTCACTACCCAGGTGCGCGACACCATCAGTGCCTCCAAGCAGAACGTCCTGTGGTTCGAGGCCCTGTTCGGCACCAAGGCCACCACGATCAGCCAGACCAACGCCGCGGGCCTGGTCAGCGGAAGCGTGAGCCCCGAGCAGTTCATGCAGACCGTCCAGGACGCGCTGTCCGCTCAGTGA
- a CDS encoding LacI family DNA-binding transcriptional regulator, translating into MDGAAEPRQNKRVTITDVARHAGVSIAAVSKVLNNAYGVSPAMHEKVQAAITALDYRPHAAARGMRGRTYTIGVLLDNVRNAFFADILDGIRDELRSSDYTVLIGAAGFDAQDQARTIRSMVDRQMDGLVLIAPSTPRPEVLATAASTPTVVIGHDDASDSHDSVVDADDVGAGLVVDHLVSLGHRDIALVSAPGARTGRWKRTPEIVLASGYMEAMRRHGLADHAQVHHGAYSDDGGFKAGMTLLTAERAPTAIMTGADVAALGIYRAAHELGLRIPDDLSLVGYNNTALAALAPVQLTSVDQAGHTMGSTAARLLIERVEGRRDRAIRTTMTPRLVVRKSTATPGGR; encoded by the coding sequence ATGGACGGCGCTGCAGAACCCAGGCAGAACAAGCGCGTGACGATCACCGATGTCGCCCGGCACGCAGGCGTGTCCATTGCGGCCGTGTCCAAGGTGCTCAACAACGCCTACGGGGTGAGCCCTGCCATGCACGAGAAGGTGCAGGCCGCGATCACCGCACTCGACTACCGCCCGCACGCCGCCGCCCGTGGCATGCGCGGGCGGACCTACACCATCGGCGTCCTGCTGGACAACGTCCGCAACGCCTTCTTCGCCGACATCCTGGACGGCATCCGGGACGAGCTGCGCAGCTCCGATTACACCGTGCTGATCGGAGCGGCCGGGTTCGACGCGCAGGACCAGGCCCGCACCATCCGTTCCATGGTGGACCGCCAGATGGACGGCCTGGTCCTCATCGCGCCGAGCACGCCCCGCCCGGAGGTCCTCGCCACCGCTGCGTCGACGCCCACGGTCGTGATCGGCCACGACGACGCCTCGGACAGCCATGATTCGGTCGTCGACGCCGACGATGTCGGCGCCGGCCTGGTGGTGGACCACCTGGTCTCCCTCGGCCACCGCGACATCGCCCTTGTCTCGGCGCCTGGAGCCAGGACGGGCCGGTGGAAGAGAACACCCGAGATCGTGCTCGCCTCCGGCTACATGGAGGCCATGCGACGGCACGGCCTCGCTGACCACGCCCAGGTGCACCATGGCGCGTACTCCGACGATGGTGGTTTCAAAGCCGGTATGACCTTGTTGACCGCGGAACGCGCACCCACGGCCATCATGACCGGCGCCGACGTCGCGGCCCTGGGCATCTACCGCGCCGCCCACGAACTCGGCCTGCGCATCCCCGACGATCTCTCCCTCGTCGGCTACAACAACACGGCCCTCGCGGCCCTGGCCCCGGTCCAACTGACCAGCGTCGACCAGGCCGGACACACCATGGGCTCGACAGCCGCGCGCCTTCTCATCGAGAGAGTCGAAGGCCGCCGCGACCGGGCGATCCGCACCACCATGACTCCGCGCCTGGTCGTGCGGAAGAGCACGGCAACGCCAGGAGGCCGGTAG
- a CDS encoding LacI family DNA-binding transcriptional regulator, which produces MPTVPVVRREPPRHHTAAAREARARRRVGIKDVAREAGVSLGTVSNVLNRPDIVAAPTRQRVLDVIDALGYVRSDGARQLRGFASRLVAVLVLDLANPFFTALAAGVEQAALEADLGVMVCTAGRGPADEARHLSLITSHQVRGAVLASGDGTGRRVAGFRRNGVPFVIADQNAPQPGACSVGIDDVAGGQAAVRHLIQQGHRSIGYVSGPDCLQQVRDRRRGAAIAVNLAGLPAESLRDLPCPALTVGAGRDAGHRILGLRKRPTAVFCANDLLALGVMQALYEAGLRVPEDIGVVGYDDIEFAASAVVPLTSVRRPALALGREAGRLLLEDTAEAATHEHTHVVLQPELVVRRSTMRTPAR; this is translated from the coding sequence ATGCCCACCGTGCCCGTGGTCCGGCGCGAGCCACCGCGCCACCACACAGCAGCCGCCCGGGAAGCCAGAGCCCGGCGCAGAGTGGGTATCAAGGACGTGGCGCGGGAAGCCGGCGTCTCGCTCGGCACGGTGTCCAACGTCCTCAACCGCCCCGACATCGTCGCCGCGCCGACCCGGCAGCGGGTCCTGGACGTCATCGACGCCCTGGGATACGTACGTTCGGACGGCGCGCGCCAGTTGCGCGGCTTCGCTTCCCGGCTCGTGGCCGTCTTGGTCCTCGACCTGGCCAATCCCTTCTTCACCGCACTGGCCGCCGGCGTGGAACAGGCCGCGCTCGAGGCCGACCTCGGGGTCATGGTGTGCACGGCCGGCCGAGGACCGGCCGACGAGGCCCGCCACCTTTCGCTGATCACCTCGCACCAGGTCCGCGGCGCCGTCCTGGCCTCCGGAGACGGCACGGGGCGCAGGGTGGCGGGCTTCCGCCGCAACGGGGTGCCGTTCGTCATCGCGGACCAGAACGCCCCTCAGCCGGGGGCCTGTTCGGTCGGCATCGACGACGTCGCGGGAGGACAGGCCGCCGTGCGCCACCTGATCCAGCAGGGACACCGGTCGATCGGCTACGTCAGCGGACCCGACTGTCTCCAGCAGGTTCGGGACCGGCGCCGGGGAGCGGCCATCGCGGTCAACCTGGCCGGACTTCCGGCGGAGTCGCTTCGGGACCTGCCGTGCCCGGCGCTCACCGTGGGCGCCGGCAGGGACGCCGGGCACAGGATCCTCGGCCTCAGAAAGCGCCCCACCGCCGTCTTCTGCGCCAACGACCTGCTTGCACTCGGCGTGATGCAGGCGCTGTACGAGGCCGGCCTGCGGGTGCCGGAAGACATCGGAGTGGTGGGATACGACGACATCGAATTCGCCGCGTCCGCCGTCGTTCCGCTCACGTCGGTACGACGCCCCGCTCTCGCATTGGGCCGCGAGGCAGGCCGACTGCTCCTCGAGGACACGGCCGAAGCCGCCACGCACGAACACACCCACGTGGTGCTGCAGCCGGAACTGGTCGTGCGCCGGTCGACCATGCGGACGCCGGCGCGGTGA
- a CDS encoding MFS transporter — MPASAALPAHERTGDPAVWGRLPAVLLMAGSCLPILGAVLIAPVLPRMQDAFQHVPGSAALVPLVLTVPALSLAVLAPFAGVLVDRLGRKRLLVVATVLYALFGTAPLWLGSLVGILLSRVLVGVAEAAIMTCCTTLIGDYYSGRTRDRYLALQTMCASASATLFFVLGGALGSIGWRAPFWLYAVGLLLAPAMARVLPTPNPTAEPATAGQHPFPLRRMAGICLLTVFGAMVFYTVPVEMAYLMDDLGVRSTGVVGAVTALASAATVLGSVLFTRLTDRPRRRMPALFLLCAVGFLLMGATDHVALVIVGAVVNCVGTGLLLPSLLTLALSRLDFADRGRGTGLWTAAFFLGEFACPLALLAAKGMLGTLASAVVLLGLLTMLVSAALLPLTRRSPKTLPQHVPESI, encoded by the coding sequence ATGCCCGCTTCCGCCGCCCTGCCCGCCCACGAACGTACGGGGGACCCGGCCGTCTGGGGCAGGCTGCCCGCCGTGCTGCTGATGGCCGGCAGCTGCCTGCCGATCCTGGGAGCTGTCCTCATCGCTCCGGTCCTGCCACGCATGCAGGACGCCTTCCAGCACGTCCCGGGCAGTGCCGCTCTCGTCCCGCTCGTGCTCACCGTCCCGGCCCTCTCCCTGGCCGTGCTCGCCCCGTTCGCCGGTGTTCTCGTCGACCGGCTCGGCCGCAAGCGCCTGCTGGTCGTAGCCACCGTGCTGTACGCGCTGTTCGGCACCGCCCCACTGTGGCTGGGCTCGCTCGTGGGCATCCTGCTCAGCCGTGTCCTGGTGGGCGTCGCCGAAGCGGCCATCATGACGTGCTGCACCACGCTGATCGGCGACTACTACAGCGGACGGACCCGTGACCGGTACCTCGCCCTGCAGACCATGTGCGCATCGGCGTCCGCCACACTCTTCTTCGTCCTTGGCGGGGCCCTCGGTTCGATCGGCTGGAGGGCGCCCTTCTGGCTGTACGCCGTCGGCCTGCTGCTCGCTCCGGCCATGGCCAGGGTGCTGCCCACTCCGAATCCGACGGCTGAGCCGGCAACAGCCGGCCAACACCCCTTCCCGCTGCGGCGCATGGCGGGGATCTGTCTGCTGACCGTCTTCGGCGCGATGGTCTTCTACACCGTGCCCGTGGAGATGGCGTATCTCATGGACGACCTGGGCGTGCGGTCCACCGGAGTGGTGGGTGCGGTCACGGCGCTGGCCAGCGCGGCCACCGTCCTGGGCTCTGTACTCTTCACCAGGCTCACCGATCGGCCACGCCGCCGAATGCCGGCCCTCTTCCTCCTGTGCGCCGTGGGCTTTCTGCTGATGGGGGCGACGGACCACGTCGCCCTTGTCATCGTCGGCGCCGTCGTCAACTGCGTCGGTACGGGGCTGCTTCTTCCCTCCCTGCTGACGCTGGCGCTGTCCCGGCTCGATTTCGCCGACCGCGGGCGTGGCACCGGGCTGTGGACGGCGGCCTTCTTCCTGGGTGAATTCGCCTGCCCGCTCGCCCTGCTGGCCGCCAAGGGCATGCTGGGCACGCTGGCCTCGGCCGTCGTGCTGCTCGGCCTGCTCACGATGCTGGTCTCGGCCGCGCTGCTTCCCCTGACCCGCCGATCACCGAAGACGCTGCCCCAGCATGTTCCCGAAAGCATCTGA
- a CDS encoding LysR family transcriptional regulator, translated as MNLARLDLNLVVALRALLEERNVTRAGQRVGLSQPAMSAALSRLRRHFDDDLLARVGGHYELTALGQVLLDRTSTAYDVLERLFASQAYFDPAKENREFKLVASDYAVAIFGTELARVIHEEAPGIRLRFSQTPTTVVDDTATLLSASDGLFMPHGVISDFPATDLYDDRWVFLVARDHPSVDDRLTRKDLARLPWVTYQRTYDAPAVRQLGMLGIEPRVEVSVDSFQSLPLLVAGTRRIALVQARMARMMQPIAAVKVVEPPYEAVPLREALWWHPVHTHDAAHIWLRETAARVGARLGSRG; from the coding sequence ATGAACCTGGCCCGCTTGGATCTCAACCTCGTCGTCGCTCTGCGCGCCCTGCTGGAGGAGCGCAACGTCACCCGTGCCGGGCAGCGTGTCGGCCTCAGTCAGCCGGCGATGAGCGCTGCCCTCTCCCGGCTGCGCCGGCACTTCGACGACGACCTGCTCGCCCGCGTCGGCGGCCACTACGAGCTGACCGCGCTGGGGCAGGTCCTTCTGGACCGGACCTCGACCGCCTATGACGTGCTGGAACGCCTCTTCGCCAGCCAGGCCTACTTCGACCCGGCCAAGGAGAACCGGGAATTCAAGCTGGTGGCGTCCGACTACGCCGTGGCGATCTTCGGCACCGAGCTGGCTCGCGTGATCCATGAGGAGGCTCCCGGGATCCGGCTGCGCTTCTCCCAGACCCCGACGACCGTGGTGGACGACACCGCCACCCTGCTGAGCGCCAGCGACGGTCTGTTCATGCCGCACGGCGTCATCAGCGACTTCCCCGCCACCGACCTCTATGACGACCGCTGGGTCTTTCTCGTCGCGCGGGACCACCCGAGCGTCGACGACCGGCTCACCCGCAAGGACCTTGCCCGGCTTCCCTGGGTGACGTACCAGCGAACGTACGACGCCCCAGCGGTACGCCAGCTCGGCATGCTGGGGATCGAACCGCGGGTCGAAGTCTCCGTCGACAGCTTCCAGTCGCTGCCGCTGCTGGTCGCGGGAACCCGGCGCATCGCACTGGTCCAGGCGCGGATGGCCCGCATGATGCAACCCATCGCCGCCGTCAAGGTGGTGGAGCCGCCCTACGAAGCCGTACCGCTGAGAGAGGCACTGTGGTGGCACCCGGTGCACACGCATGACGCGGCACACATCTGGCTGCGTGAGACCGCCGCGCGCGTCGGAGCCCGTCTAGGCTCCCGGGGCTGA
- a CDS encoding fumarylacetoacetate hydrolase family protein, with the protein MSVKPESASALFAGPFALATLSAPDGPRFPALVMPDGNALDLRAALGDEQLTVLSLLDRWDKALPQLRALAADTGVSRTPITDYHVHAPVEPRQVFQSGANYRQHVIDLHVAHRAPGDDRSEAERRAEAAEIMDRRATEDLPYVFIGLPSAITGPYDDVVLPAWAEKPDWELELAVVIGRPAYQVSVAEASAHIAGYTIANDLTDRSTVFRRDMPQIGTDWLRSKNAPGFTPLGPWIVPAESIADPDDLRVTLKLNGETMQDESTKDMIFKVARMVSYASRTAHLLPGDLVLTGSPAGNGMHWGRLLRDGDVMEGSVTGLGVQSTRCVAEAKA; encoded by the coding sequence ATGTCCGTGAAACCTGAATCCGCGTCCGCACTCTTCGCCGGACCTTTCGCCCTCGCGACTCTCTCGGCCCCCGACGGGCCCCGCTTCCCCGCTCTCGTCATGCCGGACGGCAACGCTCTCGACCTTCGGGCCGCACTGGGTGACGAACAGCTGACCGTGCTGAGCCTGCTGGATCGCTGGGACAAGGCCCTGCCACAGCTGCGTGCCCTGGCCGCCGACACCGGCGTCAGCCGCACGCCGATCACGGACTATCACGTCCATGCCCCGGTCGAACCGCGCCAGGTCTTCCAGTCGGGTGCGAACTACCGGCAGCACGTGATCGACCTGCACGTCGCCCACCGTGCCCCCGGCGATGACCGGTCCGAGGCCGAACGGCGAGCGGAAGCGGCCGAGATCATGGACCGGCGAGCTACCGAGGACCTGCCGTACGTGTTCATCGGCCTGCCCAGTGCGATCACGGGTCCCTACGACGACGTCGTGCTGCCCGCCTGGGCCGAGAAGCCGGACTGGGAACTGGAACTGGCGGTCGTGATCGGCCGCCCCGCGTACCAGGTGTCCGTCGCGGAGGCATCCGCGCACATCGCGGGCTACACGATCGCCAACGATCTGACCGACCGGTCGACCGTCTTCCGCAGGGACATGCCGCAGATCGGCACCGACTGGCTGCGCAGCAAGAACGCGCCCGGCTTCACACCGCTCGGCCCGTGGATCGTGCCCGCCGAGTCCATCGCCGACCCTGACGACCTGCGTGTGACGCTGAAGCTCAACGGCGAAACCATGCAGGACGAGTCCACCAAGGACATGATCTTCAAGGTCGCGCGGATGGTGTCGTACGCCTCGCGGACGGCGCATCTCCTCCCGGGTGATCTTGTGCTCACGGGCAGCCCGGCCGGCAACGGCATGCACTGGGGCCGCCTTCTGCGCGACGGCGATGTGATGGAGGGCTCGGTCACCGGGCTCGGCGTCCAGAGCACCCGATGTGTGGCGGAGGCGAAGGCATGA
- a CDS encoding cyclase family protein, whose translation MTAVDPRDPEGAIALAAKTYSNWGRWGEDDRLGTLNFLDEGKRREGAGLVRRGTSFSLSQSFDMNGPQKGWRRRTNPVHTMLDTGTDAALGHQGFPHGIGGADDVIAMPLQCSTQWDGLGHIFDHGKAWNGRAAEKVVTSDGDLVTGIEHMAPHVAGRGVLLDVGRVVGTAGELPDGFAITEEHLAATAEAHGVSVGRGDIVLIRTGQLTRVRRDGWGDYAGGPAPGLSFTTAGWLHGTEIAAIATDTWGFEVRPNEFENAFQPLHQVAIPNIGLLIGEMWDLEALAEDCAADGVYEFLLAAAPLRITGAVGSPVNPIAIK comes from the coding sequence ATGACGGCCGTCGATCCCCGCGATCCGGAAGGCGCGATCGCGCTGGCGGCCAAGACGTACTCCAACTGGGGCCGCTGGGGCGAGGACGACCGGCTCGGCACACTGAACTTCCTGGACGAGGGGAAGCGCCGCGAAGGTGCCGGTCTCGTCCGGCGCGGGACCAGCTTCTCCCTGTCGCAGTCCTTCGACATGAACGGCCCGCAGAAGGGCTGGCGGCGGCGCACCAACCCGGTGCACACCATGCTGGACACCGGCACCGACGCCGCGCTCGGCCACCAGGGCTTCCCGCACGGCATCGGCGGCGCCGACGACGTGATCGCCATGCCGCTCCAGTGCTCCACGCAATGGGACGGGCTCGGGCACATCTTCGATCACGGCAAGGCATGGAACGGCCGTGCGGCCGAGAAGGTCGTCACCTCCGACGGCGACCTGGTCACCGGCATCGAGCACATGGCTCCCCATGTCGCCGGACGCGGCGTGCTCCTGGACGTGGGACGGGTCGTGGGCACCGCCGGCGAGCTGCCCGACGGATTCGCCATCACCGAGGAGCACCTGGCCGCCACCGCGGAAGCGCACGGCGTGAGCGTGGGACGCGGTGACATCGTGCTGATACGCACCGGTCAACTGACCCGCGTACGCCGAGACGGGTGGGGCGACTACGCCGGCGGACCCGCGCCGGGGCTTTCCTTCACCACGGCCGGCTGGCTCCACGGCACCGAGATCGCGGCGATCGCCACGGACACCTGGGGCTTCGAGGTCCGTCCCAACGAGTTCGAGAACGCCTTCCAGCCCCTGCACCAGGTCGCGATACCCAATATCGGCCTCCTCATCGGGGAGATGTGGGACCTGGAAGCCCTGGCCGAGGACTGCGCGGCGGACGGAGTGTACGAGTTCCTGCTCGCCGCCGCGCCCCTGCGCATCACCGGCGCTGTCGGTTCCCCCGTCAACCCGATCGCGATCAAGTGA
- a CDS encoding FAD-dependent oxidoreductase, translating into MSTARTVLVIGGGAAGNAMTILLRRAGLTVDLIEARDDWNATAGSGITLQGNALRVLRELGVWEEVSASGFGFGSVGITAPDGTVLHVARDIRTGGDDLPATVGMQRPRLQRILIDAVRASGASVRLGTRVEQLEQDGTGVSARFTDGTEGRYDLVIAADGLGSTTRAAIGITAKPEPTGMAIWRVAVPRPAGVTRTDLAYGGPAYIAGYCPTSDTTIYAYVVEANRDRASIPPESYADEMRGLAAAYGGFWPEITEHITDPAKVNYTWFDRMLVEGSWHRGRVVLVGDAAHCCPPTLAQGAALSLEDAWVLSRLLTSAEVWDDALFQAYYDRRITRVRPVVEASVQIGQWQLDGVRDADVPGLMGRTMTMLRELP; encoded by the coding sequence ATGAGCACAGCCCGCACGGTCCTGGTGATCGGTGGTGGCGCTGCCGGAAACGCCATGACCATTCTGCTGCGCCGGGCCGGTCTGACCGTCGACCTGATCGAGGCGAGGGACGACTGGAACGCCACCGCCGGTTCAGGCATCACCCTGCAGGGCAACGCCTTGCGTGTGCTGCGCGAACTGGGCGTGTGGGAGGAGGTCAGCGCGTCCGGTTTCGGTTTCGGATCCGTCGGCATCACCGCTCCCGACGGAACGGTCCTGCACGTCGCACGCGACATTCGAACCGGTGGCGACGACCTGCCCGCCACCGTCGGCATGCAGCGCCCGAGGCTGCAGCGCATCCTGATCGACGCCGTCCGTGCCAGCGGCGCGTCGGTGCGCCTCGGCACCCGGGTCGAGCAGTTGGAGCAGGACGGCACAGGGGTGAGCGCGCGCTTCACCGACGGCACCGAGGGCCGCTACGACCTGGTGATCGCCGCCGACGGACTGGGTTCCACCACCCGTGCGGCCATCGGCATCACCGCCAAGCCGGAACCCACCGGCATGGCCATCTGGCGCGTCGCCGTCCCCCGGCCGGCCGGCGTCACCCGCACGGATCTCGCCTACGGCGGTCCGGCCTACATCGCGGGTTACTGTCCGACGAGCGACACCACGATCTACGCCTACGTGGTCGAGGCCAATCGCGACCGGGCGTCGATCCCGCCGGAGTCCTACGCCGACGAGATGCGGGGCCTCGCCGCCGCCTACGGGGGATTCTGGCCGGAGATCACCGAGCACATCACCGATCCGGCGAAGGTCAACTACACCTGGTTCGACCGGATGCTGGTCGAGGGCTCCTGGCACCGGGGCCGCGTGGTCCTCGTCGGCGACGCCGCCCACTGCTGTCCGCCCACCCTCGCGCAGGGCGCCGCCCTGTCCCTGGAAGACGCGTGGGTGCTCTCGCGTCTGCTGACCAGCGCCGAGGTCTGGGACGACGCGCTCTTCCAGGCGTACTACGACCGGCGTATCACCCGCGTCCGTCCGGTGGTCGAGGCGTCCGTGCAGATCGGGCAGTGGCAGCTCGACGGCGTACGCGACGCGGACGTACCCGGTCTGATGGGCCGCACGATGACGATGCTCAGGGAGCTGCCGTGA
- a CDS encoding amidohydrolase family protein, whose protein sequence is MTSPTVDVHAHVLLPEVESLVDGLPGLAMARALDARRNGPAALAVSGPMVRERIPRLTDPAARLAAMDAQGVDVQLVSPSPSHYHYWTDEETAEKLYRLANEATARHCSAAPHRLRGLGLVPLQHPDHTVGALDHALEQGLAGVEISSHAPGLELSDPAYEPFWSRAEETGAVIFLHPFGCTLDERLDQWYLSNTVGQPTENAVALSHLIFSGVLDRHPGLKVIAAHGGGYLPTHIGRSDHAWSARTDAAAGCAHPPSSYLKRLYFDSLVHDPSVLRELIRVAGPDRVLLGSDFPFDMGTKDPVGALRAARVSEADFEAIRGGTASALLNLTLS, encoded by the coding sequence GTGACCTCACCGACCGTCGACGTCCACGCTCACGTGCTGCTGCCCGAAGTCGAGTCCCTCGTCGACGGCCTGCCCGGACTGGCGATGGCGAGAGCGCTGGATGCCCGGCGCAACGGCCCCGCGGCCCTCGCGGTCAGCGGCCCCATGGTGCGCGAGCGCATCCCGCGGCTCACCGACCCGGCCGCACGGCTGGCCGCGATGGACGCACAGGGCGTGGACGTCCAGCTCGTCAGCCCCTCACCCTCGCACTACCACTACTGGACGGACGAGGAGACAGCCGAGAAGCTGTACCGGCTGGCCAATGAGGCGACAGCCAGGCACTGTTCAGCCGCTCCGCACAGGCTGCGCGGCCTCGGGTTGGTACCGCTCCAGCACCCGGACCACACAGTGGGGGCGCTCGATCACGCGCTGGAGCAGGGCCTGGCCGGGGTGGAGATCTCCAGCCACGCTCCGGGCCTGGAACTGTCCGACCCGGCCTACGAGCCGTTCTGGTCGCGAGCGGAGGAGACCGGCGCCGTCATCTTCCTGCACCCCTTCGGATGCACGCTGGACGAGCGCCTGGACCAGTGGTACCTGTCCAACACCGTGGGCCAGCCCACGGAGAACGCCGTGGCACTGTCGCACCTGATCTTCTCGGGAGTGCTCGACCGTCACCCGGGGCTGAAGGTGATCGCCGCCCACGGCGGTGGCTACCTGCCGACGCACATCGGCCGCTCCGACCACGCCTGGTCCGCCCGCACCGACGCGGCCGCCGGCTGCGCTCATCCGCCCAGCAGCTATCTGAAGCGCCTGTACTTCGACTCGCTCGTCCACGACCCGTCCGTCCTGCGGGAGCTGATCCGGGTCGCCGGGCCCGACCGTGTCCTGCTCGGCTCCGACTTCCCCTTCGACATGGGCACGAAGGACCCCGTGGGCGCTCTGCGCGCCGCACGTGTCTCCGAGGCCGACTTCGAGGCCATCCGGGGCGGTACCGCCTCCGCCCTGCTCAACCTGACCCTGTCCTGA